The Candidatus Thorarchaeota archaeon region ATAGTGTTCAAAAAAGACAAGCCTGTAATGTGGAAGTGCAGAAACTGCGGTTACGTTTTTGAAGGAAAAGAAGTGCCGGAAAAATGCCCAGTGTGCAGTCATGCAAGAAGTTATTTTGAACTATGGTGCGAAAACTACTGAAAACCAATTCTGTCTACTATATTCTGGTGTAGTTCGTTCCTGTTCTTGTCTGTGACTTCTATTATTTCTGCGTCTTCTCTCTTTTTCACTTCGTCTATAAGCCTGTCCCTTGCCTTCCAATGGACAACACCGACAATAAGCTTCTCACTACCAACCGCCTTCCTAACAGCTTCTTTAAACTTCTCCGAAAACAGTTACATGGGACCGATCTCGTCTATCGCCACTACATCACTGCTTGCGACAGCGTTAGCTATGGCTTCCGCACCTATACTGTTGAGGTCTTCCAGATTAACTCGATATTTGCCGACTTGTGGACCGCTTGGCTGATTGACGTGCGCAAGCCACCCGCGCCTACCGCTAGCTAAATCCAATATTTCAAAACCAACACGGGTTCCACCAGACCGAACTTCACGGCTGATCATTCCGCCTACGCTGTAGCCTTTAGCTTTTAAAGCCTCAACAACCCTCAGCAAAAC contains the following coding sequences:
- a CDS encoding DUF2478 domain-containing protein, producing the protein MNKRILLLTGNPGVGKTTVLLRVVEALKAKGYSVGGMISREVRSGGTRVGFEILDLASGRRGWLAHVNQPSGPQVGKYRVNLEDLNSIGAEAIANAVASSDVVAIDEIGPM